The following proteins come from a genomic window of Rutidosis leptorrhynchoides isolate AG116_Rl617_1_P2 chromosome 10, CSIRO_AGI_Rlap_v1, whole genome shotgun sequence:
- the LOC139870698 gene encoding uncharacterized protein, whose product MKKLKGFSEPCYVWLAKVPAKHWARSHFTGRAKSDILLNNICEVFNRWLVDARDKPVITALEYIREYLMKRIVKVKNVIAKSEGPLTLTGTKLFEAIKKDAAKYKVLWNGSTKYQVNDAHGDQCVVDVALRTCGCKRWQLTGMAYKHAVATFWNMEKNHQDVGLPEVWVDKVYWLDTSVDTYNHTINPVNGRSKWLKSEDPTTLTAPIRRPQAGRPKKNRRKEMDEKESLTQGGKLTRKGKSLCCGKCKGYGHNQRKGMKLGFIKKKGMKLNSRG is encoded by the exons ATGAAGAAGTTGAAAGGTTTTAGTGAGCCATGCTATGTATGGTTAGCTAAGGTGCCTGCCAAGCACTGGGCCAGAAGTCATTTTACAG GTAGAGCAAAATCTGATATTTTGCTTAACAACATATGTGAGGTGTTTAATAGATGGTTAGTAGATGCTAGAGACAAGCCTGTTATCACTGCTCTTGAATATATTAGGGAATATCTAATGAAGAGAATTGTGAAAGTGAAGAATGTAATTGCTAAAAGTGAAGGCCCACTAACTCTTACTGGAACAAAATTATTTGAGGCAATTAAGAAAGATGCTGCAAAATATAAAGTTTTGTGGAATGGTAGTACCAAATATCAAGTAAATGATGCACATGGAGATCAGTGTGTAGTTGATGTTGCACTTAGAACATGTGGATGTAAAAGATGGCAGTTAACTGGGATGGCTTATAAACATGCTGTTGCAACTTTTTGGAACATGGAAAAGAACCATCAAGATGTAGGGTTACCTGAGGTATGGGTGGATAAAGTATATTGGTTAGACACTTCGGTTGATACTTATAATCATACAATCAATCCAGTTAATGGCAGATCCAAGTGGTTGAAATCTGAAGATCCTACTACTCTAACTGCACCAATAAGGAGACCTCAAGCTGGTAGGCCAAAGAAGAATAGGAGAAAGGAGATGGATGAGAAAGAGAGCTTAACTCAAGGTGGAAAGTTAACAAGAAAGGGTAAGAGTTTGTGTTGTGGAAAGTGTAAAGGTTATGGTCATAATCAAAGAAAGGggatgaaattagggtttataaagaAAAAGGGGATGAAATTGAATAGTCGTGGTTAG